From the genome of Etheostoma cragini isolate CJK2018 chromosome 23, CSU_Ecrag_1.0, whole genome shotgun sequence:
tgactttttttgacatgctatactatgactttttttgacatgctatactttgacttttttcgaaatgctatactatgacttttttcaacatactaaactatgactgtttcatgacttttttcgacatgctatactatgaccttcatgactattttcgacatgttatactatgactgtttcatgacttttttcaacatactatactatgactttttcatgacttttttcgacatgctatactatgNNNNNNNNNNNNNNNNNNNNNNNNNNNNNNNNNNNNNNNNNNNNNNNNNNNNNNNNNNNNNNNNNNNNNNNNNNNNNNNNNNNNNNNNNNNNNNNNNNNNttctgtgtgtgtgtgtgtgtgtgtgtgtgtgtgtgtgtgtgtctcaccgaTGTCGATGATGACGGGTTCTGACGGAGGACTGGTCAGCGGCCCGTTGGTGTAATAGACGACCACTCGGTACTGGGCGCCGGGGGTCAGGTGACTGATGATGTCACTCGTAGAGTTTTCCTGTAGAAACCaaacatgaaaataatgttCTTATGAAACGAGACCCCCCCCCCGCCAAAAAATCCTGAGTCTAAAGCCTGATTTTGTTAGCAGCACTAGCAGCAGTAGCATCAGCAGCACTAGCAGCACTAGCATCAGCAGCACTAGCATCAGCAGCACTAGCATCAGCAGCACTAGCAGCACTAGCATCAGCAGCACTAGCATCAGCAGCACTAGCATCAGCAGCACTAGCATCAGCAGCAATAGCAGCACTAGCATCAGCAGCACTAGCATGAGCAGCACTAGCAGCACTAGCAGCACTAGCAGcactagcagcagcagcactagCATCAGCAACACTAGCATCAGCAGCACTAGCATCAGCAGCACTAGCAGCACTAGCAGcactagcagcagcagcactagCATCAGCAGCACTAGCATCAGCAGCActagcagcatcagcagcactaGCAGCACTAGCAGCTATAGCAGCACTAGCATCAGCAGCACTAGCAGCACTAGCAGCACTAGCATCAGCAGCACTAGCAGCACTAGCAGCACTAGCATCAGCAGCACTAGCAGCACTAGCATCAGCAGCACTAGCAGCACTAGCATCAGCAGCACTAGCATGAGCAGCACTAGCATGAGCAGCATTAGCCGCACTAGCAGCACTAGCAGCACTAGCATCAGCAGCACTAGCAGCACTAGCATGAGCAGCACTAGCATGAGCAGCACTAGCAGCgttcaatcatgttatttgtatatattatatgatattatATTTCAGTCATGTTATGTtggtaaattaaaaagaacagtgatGTAGGACAATGACGGTACCTCGCTGCAGTAGGTGTTCTCCATCCTCTGGCTGAGGCTCGGCCGGCGGCAGGTGGTGGACACCACAGACACCAGGCTGCCGTTGTGGTTCTCCGAGGACGGTGCCCAGGAGACGGCGGCGGTGCTGGAGTCCAGCCGGCGCACGCTGACCGCCTGCGGGCGCTCGCGGAGCTCCTCCAGCAGCTCGCCACCCGGACCTGCAGCACGGcaccaacacatttataattataacacggaaccagaaccagaactaCAGCTGCTCACCAGGTACTGCCCCAAGACCCtagcactgactggagaacccggcactgactggagaacctagcactgactggagaacatggtactgactggagaacctggtACAGACTGGAGAACTTGGTACAGACTGGAGAACCTGATACAGACTGGAGAACCtagcactgactggagaacctaatACTAACTGGAGAACCTAATACTGACTGGAGAACGTAGAACTGCGGAGGACGTACTGAGGTAGAAGGTGAACCCGGTGTCGGCGGCGCTCTCTCGGGCCTCGCAGTCACCGGCCGAGCTGAGCGTGGCGACCCGCACGCGGTACGTTCCCGGTTCCGTTAACTCGCTGAAGAACTCGTGAGTGTTTTCGTCCACGGTGGCCGTTTCCGTGGCGTTCCCTGAGAGCCACGGATAAAAGAGGACAGGAGAACACGCAGAAACACAACGTTACACCGGGACAGAGCAAGGACTCATTTTATAAAAAGAGCTGAAACATTTTCAGGAAAAAATCgtataaatttgaaaaaaagtccaaatattTTGAGGAAGAATTTCAGAttattttgagagaaaaaaaatctgattatttttgggaaaaaatctgattatttttggggaaaaaatgattatttttggggaaagaattattatttttgggaaaaaaatgattatttttggggaacaatctgattattttaaaaaaaaatctgattaattaaaaaaaaaaatctgattattttttttaaaaacatctgattatttttaaaaaaaaatcttatttttaaaaaaataatcagattatttaggagggggaaaaaactgattattttgaggattttaataataataataatcaccgTCTCGGTAGACGTAGACGTTGAAGCCGTCGTACACGGCGGGCGGCCGCGGCGGCAGCCAGCGCAGCTCCAGCAGGACGGGGGGCGGTCTGGTGGGCGCCATGGCAACCTCCGCCGGCAGCGCCATGGCCGAGCCGGGCTCGTTGGAGTCCTCGTACTCCGACGGTGCCGCGTTGACGAACTCGTCCTCGCTGCCCGCCGGCTCCGTCGGGTCCATCGGCTCCGTCGGGTTCGGTTCCGCCGGGTCCGGGTCCATCGCGTCCGGTTCCGCTGGGTCCGGATCCATCGCCCCCGGTTCCGCCGGGTCCATCGGGTCCGGTTCCGTCGGGTCCAGCCAGTAGTCGGTGCTGTGGTTTCCGGCGACGCCGGCGGTCCGGTTGTGCGCGGGGCGTAAGGGAACCCGAGTCCCGGGGTTCTCGGAGACGTCTTCGTCCTCCTCCATCAGCGGGACGTCCCGGGCCCGGCGGGCGGCTCGCCGGCGCCCCTCGCCCCCCTCCGTGTCGGGGCCTTGGCCCGCCGCCGCCCTCTCGCTCAGGTGGACGATCTTATGGGAGATGTTGAGGGGGGGGGACGGCACTGGGGGGGACAGATATTTAGACAcaggctgtgtttgtgtgtgtgtatgtgtatttgtatgtgtgtgtgtgtgtgtgtgtttttacgtgtgtgtatgtgtatttgtatgtgtgtgtgtgtgtgtgtatttgcgtgtgtgtgtgtgtttacgtgtgagtatgtgtgtgtgggggtgtgtgtgtatgtgtgtgtgtttacgtgtgagtatgtgtgtgtgtgtgtgtagggtgtcTCACCTGTCCGGTGGTGCACAGGTGTGTGCGTGACATCGCTGTGTGTCACCAGCGTTGTCTGGGACACCGTTGCCTCGGAGATCAGCTGGAAGGTGATGTTACGGTAACACATGCCGGGTAACCAGTGCTTAAACACTGTCTTCCCCTGGTAgaaatctacacacacacacacacacacatactcacacgtaaacacacacacatacacacacacccccacacacatacacacagagaaacacacacacacacacacacacacacacacgtcacagagttattaataatattcagattaaattaaagtaaattatagagtggtctagacctcctccttctgtaaagggtctcttgttatgacataatataatataatataatataatataatataatataatataatataatataatataatataatataatataagatattatattacagtataacCTAGTATAagatataatattataatagtatagtatagtatcgTATAGTGTACCTTTGTAGAGCATGGAGCGGCGCTCCGGGCCCTCGGTGAAGCTGATGTTGACTCGGCTGAACACGGTCCCGGCCGGCGGCTCGAACTGGAACACCACGCCGGTCTCTGGGGACTCTCTGTAGTCCGCTACGTGGAGGCTGCGGACAGGAAGTGGCTCTGGAcacaagaaacagaaacaagctgtaatgttaccctacaggacagatgttcatcaggtagaaacaagctgtaatgttaccctacaggacaNNNNNNNNNNNNNNNNNNNNNNNNNNNNNNNNNNNNNNNNNNNNNNNNNNNNNNNNNNNNNNNNNNNNNNNNNNNNNNNNNNNNNNNNNNNNNNNNNNNNCGTACCCCACTACCCTCATCAAGTCctccgggtcccagagacccgtccTGCACCTGAACACGTACCCCACTACCCTCATCAAGTCCTCCGGGTCCCAGAGACGCGTCCTGCACCTGAACACGTACCCCACTACCCTCATCAAGTCctccgggtcccagagacccgtccTGCACCTGAACACGTATCCCACTAACCAATCAAGTCCTCCGGGGAATGggtcaaaacaaacacaggactttcaaaagaaaaggaaacagagtTTTAACGTTAGGGAACAACCGGAGCTACGTcacgttcttcttcttcttctgaaccTGACGTAGCGGTTTAACTGAACCGGACCAGGACCATTCCGGTCTCGTTACCTGTTACGAAGCTGACGGTGGAGCTGTCGCAGCAGCTGAGCGGCGGGTCGCCCCACGTCACCATGGAAACACGGAAGTTATAATACCAGGCCGGCAGCAGATCCGTCACCCTCTGAAAACCAAGAGACACTGGTCACGACCCATGGTCCTGCAGGGCCAGAACCTCTGAGACTAGGTCCTCTCCCACGGAAACAACCAGGTCTGAACCAGGTCGGACCCGTTCAGACTAGTTTAAAACTAGGTTAGAACCAGTTCAGACCAGTTCAGACTAGTTTAGAACCAGGTTAGAACCAGTTCAGAACCAGTTAAAAACTAGTTCAGACAAGTCCGGAACCAGTTCAGAACCAGTCCAGACCAGTTTAGAACCAGTTTGGAACTAGTTCAGACCAGGTAAACCAGTTCAGACTAGTTTGGCCAAAACAAAGCAGTAATAACTGTTCATGTTCAGAACACTGTGTGTtgattattgtattttattattatattatatatgtatatattatctaatatatataatatgtattgtatatagtaataattgttgtgtttaattgttgtgATTAAGGGTTAATAGCTGCGTTACCACGGAGGCGATGACGGAGGCGGTGGCGGCGATCTCGTAGTACGTGGTCCACTCGGCGGCGAGCGTGAACGGGTTGAAGAAGAACGTCTGCAGCACGTACTTCCTGAACGCCACGTGGTGCGTTCGCTGCCAGCTCAGAATCACCGCTGTCGGACTCAGAGGGTAGACCGCCAGTTCCTGCACACCTGTAGgctctgatacacacacacacacacacacacacacacacacacacacacacacacacaNNNNNNNNNNNNNNNNNNNNNNNNNNNNNNNNNNNNNNNNNNNNNNNNNNNNNNNNNNNNNNNNNNNNNNNNNNNNNNNNNNNNNNNNNNNNNNNNNNNNGTTAGTGGGTTGTTAGCGGGTAGTTAGTGGGTAGTTAGCGTGTGGCGGGGTAGTTAGCGTGTGGTGGGGTAGTTAGCGTGTGGTGGGGTAGTTAGCGGCCAGTTAGTGGGTAGTTAGCGGGTAGTTAGTGGGTAGTTAGCGGGAAGTTAGTGGGTAGTTAGTGGGTAGTTAGTGGGTAGTTAGCGTGTGATGTGCCCCGGAGCAGAAGTGGTTCTTGCAGCCAACGCCCTCCGAAGGATTTCTTGTCACGTTTTATTCTTAGAAACTGAAACAACCACAACTTCCTCTTTATGGAGACCAATCTGCATGaaacacttcttcttcttcttcttcttcttcttctactcatCCAGATGTTGACAGAGCAGCGTTTTACTATATTAGGAACTTTTATACTTATATTAAATGGTTAGTTTACAGTAGTCcataaaacagtgtgtgtgtgtgtttgtgtgtaagtgtgtgtgtgtttgtgtgtgtgtgtgtgtgtgtctgagtgtgtgtgtgtttgtgtgtgtgtgtgtggatgtgtgtgtgtgtgtgtgtgtgtttctgtgtgtgtgtgtgatgactcAGCAGGTCTCCTGTGTGTTCTCTGTTCTCAGGGACTGCGGCGCCGAGACTTTCGTCAACTTCGCCTCATTTGAAAGAGACGGGAAGCTCCCGTATAACTGGTAGGATCCTCCATCTTAGATCACTACGTCCTCACAGGGTCGTTGTGGTGTTTTCAACCTGGACTCATTTTGTCTTTGATATTGGTCTCTATaatagaaacaagctgtaatgttaccctacaggacagatgttcatcatcagggagaaacaagctgtaatgttaccctacaggacagatgttcatcatcaggtagaaacaagctgtaatgttaccctacaggacagatgttcatcatcaggtagaaacaagctgtaatgttaccctacaggacagatgttcatcatcaggtagaaacaagctgtaatgttaccctacaggacagatgttcatcatcaggtagaaacaagctgtaatgttaccctacaggacagatgttcatcatcaggtagaaacaagctgtaatgttaccctacaggacagatgttcatcatcaggtagaaacaagctgtaatgtaaccctacaggacagatgttcatcatcagggagaaacaagctgtaatggtaCCCTACATGACAGATGTTcctcatcagggagaaacaagctgtaatgttaccctacaggacagatgttcatcatcaggtagaaacaaNNNNNNNNNNNNNNNNNNNNNNNNNNNNNNNNNNNNNNNNNNNNNNNNNNNNNNNNNNNNNNNNNNNNNNNNNNNNNNNNNNNNNNNNNNNNNNNNNNNNacaccccctatgttaaaatacaggggcataagtatacaccccctatgttaatatacaggggcataagtatacaccccctatgttaaaatacaggagcataagtatacacccccctatgttaattCTTGTTAGTTTCCTTAATTAttcctgatgacatcatcacccAGTTGTTGATACGTGATTGGACAGACGCGTCCCATTGGTTGGACACAGCCGCCGTTTTCACGTCTCCAGCTTCGTTTAGGACGAAAAACTAAAACCAATCCAACGACTTCCTTAATGTGTAATATCTGCATCAGTGGGGGGGGCACGACCCGAGCAACAGTAACGTCAGACAGCAACAGGTTCATTCAGGTGACCAAATGTGTTCATACACCAGGCTGAGTGTTGCATTGTGGGCCGCGCCGAGAGGACGCAGTGACTCAGGCTGGAGGCCGTGCAGCGAGACAGAGCGGCCATTGATGTCCTGCAGCAAACAGACTCCTGTTGTCCTCCAGAGGGACAACGGGACGCTCTCTGAACGGCTGCATGATGCATTAACTGTGTGTTCAGCACTAATGTGAAGCTCTGTACTAACGGAGCGCCATGTTCTGCCCCCACCTAGCGCCCCCTggtgtctgttttctttattgtcacttgtgtgtgtttttatttgacccCCCTTCAGGCGAAGAAGCCTCTTTGCCTTCCTTACCCTACTGCCATCCTGCCTTTGGACTGACTATCTTTTGGCTTTTTATATTAATCCTTGGTAAGTAAGCACTTCCTGGCCAAAAAAACACTTGGCGTCCGGGCATGTTGTAGCGGAGCCACAGCCCACAGTATTCATCAGAGACACTGTTATAACTCTCCACCAGATCAACTCTGGATCCAGAACTAAAGGAGCCTGGTggtgttctgtgtttttactattgtcaacaaatcccatgaaaagataaaaaacaacaatgcattTTAAGGTGTGGTGTTCCTCAAGGCCCGATTCTGGGTCCTGTTACTTTCTCTGTTTACATGCTTTCCTTTAAGTAGTAAACAAAATACAGAACTTCACATTTATGCAGATGAAACGCTGTAAGTGATACTAGTTTTATCATTGCCCTCAGATATTGATTGAACTCTTAGATTCCTTCTATTAAGATATCTTAGACATTAAGATATCTATTAAGATAATAAGATATCTATTAAGATAATAAGACATCTATTAAGATATCTTAATATATAGGACAAGATAAGACAGAcaagatatatatatctatatatacgtGTACCTTTTCAGTTCTCTGCTCtctccatatatatatatatatatatatatatatatatatatatatatatatatatacatatattcaaatgtatatctatagtataaatatatatctatgtatagtataaatatatgtacatatacatatttacttcatacatatactgtatgtatgtggtatatatgtgtatatatacatatatatatatttatattaaaaaatgttgttttttaagagtTAATACAGTTTATAAATGAATTGTTGGTTTGAATCTgcacatgggatttgttgaaaacaacataTTGAACATCACCAGACCGGTTCTTTAACACTTCAAagctacattttgaaataaaagaatattttcttTAGTCCAATTTCATTGATGgggaaacaggaagtcagcagacgattttttttctgacatgttgAACTTTGTCTTGCAATGCTGTGTCTGTGGTTGAACTCTCAGTCGCACTAACACGCTGGATGTAGCATGATGCTAGCTGATGCTAACTATGGCTTCGCTTCATGTCTGGTGTCTGCATGCcgtctgtctctttcctttttgttagATTCCACTTAAGAAGTTAGACTCTCAGTATTTAGTGCTGTTCTTAGCGTAGCTGGATGTTCCGTTAAGCCCAGTTCAGATCAAGGATTCACAACGAGACAAAACCGGTTTAGAACGTCGCAGAGAAAagacgtaagagacgtctcctgtttctaCAGCCAACAGAGactcagctggtggagtctccagaggctggttttaggacataagagacgtctcctgtccaacagccaatagagaagtcagctggtggagtctccagaggctggttttaggacatAAGAGACGTCTCCGGttctacagccaatagagaagtcagctggtggagtctccagaggctggttttaggacatAAGAGGCGTCTCCTGTTTCTACAGCCAACAGAGACTCAGCTGGTGgatctccagaggctggttttaggacatAAGAGACGTCTCCGGttctacagccaatagagaCTCAGCTGGTGGATCTCCAGAGGCTGCATTTCGCTCCGCGTGAGATATCCAGACACAAAAGGCCTGGAAGTCGGACGTTAGGACGGGAAGTACAAAAgttgttgccatggagatgaCACTTTCTTGTCTCGTTGTGGATCTTTGCTCTGAGCTGGGCTTTAGACCTAGATGTGTTATAGTGCATGTTGCTGGTTAAAGATACACTTACTGGCTACAGAATCCCCCAAATCTATAAATATGCTATCAGCTCTGGGCTGAGAGGACATTTTGGGCCTTGGTCTGATCAGATAGTGGATCTTTAAATAACCAGATTTGACTCCAGAATGCAAATACAGAAGCATGAAGCTTGTAGAAGAGAAATGACTAGATGTAGAAAAGGCTGCATGCTGTTACACGAGGTTTCTGCATTAAACAGCTTGGGTAAGATTTCAGCAAACACTCTCagagaaaaagtacaaaactgTACCTTTAAGGACGGGGTATCCCTGGGTGGTACCCTAGCTGGTCCCTGGGGTGGTAACCTAGCTGATCCCTGGGTGATACCCTAGCTAGTCCCTGGGGTGGTACCCTAGCTGGTCCCTGGGGTGGTAACCTAGCTGATCCCTGGGTGGTACCCTAGCTAGTCCCTGGGTGGTACCCTAGCTAGTCCCTGGGGTGGTACCTTAGCTATTCCCTGGGGTGGTACCTTAGCTATTCCCTGGGGTGGTACCCTAGCTGATCCCTGGGGTGGTACCCTAGCTAGTCCCTGGGTGGTACCCTAGCTGATCCCNNNNNNNNNNNNNNNNNNNNNNNNNNNNNNNNNNNNNNNNNNNNNNNNNNNNNNNNNNNNNNNNNNNNNNNNNNNNNNNNNNNNNNNNNNNNNNNNNNNNatatatatatatatatatatatatatatatatatatatatatatatgtataattatACATCATTGTGTcagaaaacacttaaaatatgaCAGAACATGTCAATACTTTACATTAATCCAACCGACAGGGTGAGGTTctgtttttaacacaaatatcgtaCAAATGTTCACTTTCACACAGAAGATCAAATCCAACACTCAGATTTctatatgaatataaatgataAAGCAGGAGAACTCTCCAGAAGACAACACATCTTTCATATGCAGACGCTGGACCATTTAAAGGATAacgttgatgttttttaactcGATGTTCCCATGTTTTGTGTCCAAGTGACTGTCGGGAACAACAATCCTTGAacctggtccagtattaagccaGACCACTACAGTCGGCAACGGCAAAACAAGCAGCAATGTAAGTGATCAGGAAAAATCTTCAGCATCAAGTCAGCGTCCACTAaaggttgtgttgttgctgctgacagactcagattatcattctaagtgtgtgactacattatgggatggattcCTACATAGATAGACCTTTTacttaaagaggaagatccttttagtttaacatgaaacagaaatcaccatcaccaaacccaccagactccatgtaaataatcactacttttagtgtgtaaagatcagcatatctccaccagactccatgtaaataaccactacttttagcatgtatagagcagcatatctccaccagactccatgtaaataatcactacttttagcgtgtatagagcagcatatctccaccagactccatgtaaataatcactacttttagcatgtatagagcaccATATCTCcaacagactccatgtaaataatcactacttttagcgtgtatagagcagcatatctccaccagactccatgtaaataatcactacttttagcgtgtatagagcagcatatctccaccagactccatgtaaataatcactacttttagtgtgtatagagcagcatatctccaccagactccatgtaaataatcactacttttagtgtgtatagagcagcatatctccaccagactccatgtaaataatcactacttttagcgtgatGCTGAACACCCTTTAACCTTCTATacagttttatgttttaataccCTTTTATAACATTTAGTACTGTCACATCTGTCCATACTTGCCCCTCTCGCTTTTTCCTCTCTaaacattatataaatatattatatatctttttCACTTTAATCTGCAGGATTACACGGTTGAGATGTTCTCTGTTTTCCGGTTGAAGGCTGTTATCGGTGCGATGgcagcacacacaaatacacacaaatacacacaaatacacaacaaaagcaATGACTAAAAGCAGAGGATG
Proteins encoded in this window:
- the ptpro gene encoding receptor-type tyrosine-protein phosphatase O; the protein is MDYSVILSWQRTHHVAFRKYVLQTFFFNPFTLAAEWTTYYEIAATASVIASVRVTDLLPAWYYNFRVSMVTWGDPPLSCCDSSTVSFVQDGSLGPGGLDEGSGVRVQVQDASLGPGGLDEGSGVRVQVQDGSLGPGGLDEEPLPVRSLHVADYRESPETGVVFQFEPPAGTVFSRVNISFTEGPERRSMLYKDFYQGKTVFKHWLPGMCYRNITFQLISEATVSQTTLVTHSDVTHTPVHHRTVPSPPLNISHKIVHLSERAAAGQGPDTEGGEGRRRAARRARDVPLMEEDEDVSENPGTRVPLRPAHNRTAGVAGNHSTDYWLDPTEPDPMDPAEPGAMDPDPAEPDAMDPDPAEPNPTEPMDPTEPAGSEDEFVNAAPSEYEDSNEPGSAMALPAEVAMAPTRPPPVLLELRWLPPRPPAVYDGFNVYVYRDGNATETATVDENTHEFFSELTEPGTYRVRVATLSSAGDCEARESAADTGFTFYLSPGGELLEELRERPQAVSVRRLDSSTAAVSWAPSSENHNGSLVSVVSTTCRRPSLSQRMENTYCSEENSTSDIISHLTPGAQYRVVVYYTNGPLTSPPSEPVIIDIGCEHTSRSRSISRRRHHQCQQHTSSPASGSGGALPSLTHMLNHSPAL